A genomic window from Vanessa atalanta chromosome 7, ilVanAtal1.2, whole genome shotgun sequence includes:
- the LOC125065466 gene encoding myophilin-like codes for MADYRAGKAGINAEAQARINSKYNNDIAHETLEWIKSITGQPENTAGDADNLYEVLKDGTLLCNLVNKFQEGSVKKINQSTMAFKCMENINAFLETVKKLGVPPQETFQTIDLWEKQNLYSVVICLQSLGRKAGNYGLPSIGPKEADRNVREFSEDQLKAGQNVISLQYGTNKGQQSGISFGNRRQM; via the coding sequence ATGGCTGATTATCGCGCAGGAAAAGCTGGCATCAATGCCGAGGCTCAGGCCAGAATCAACAGCAAATATAACAATGACATCGCTCATGAAACGCTCGAATGGATCAAGAGTATTACGGGACAGCCGGAGAATACCGCTGGGGATGCTGACAATCTTTACGAAGTCCTTAAAGACGGTACCCTCCTTTGCAATTTAGTTAACAAGTTCCAAGAAGGATCGGTCAAGAAAATCAACCAATCGACAATGGCGTTCAAGTGCATGGAAAATATCAACGCGTTCCTGGAGACCGTGAAGAAATTGGGCGTGCCCCCCCAAGAAACTTTCCAAACGATTGATCTATGGGAGAAGCAAAATCTTTACTCTGTTGTAATATGTCTGCAATCCTTGGGCAGGAAAGCCGGCAATTACGGCCTTCCTTCGATCGGACCAAAGGAAGCCGATAGAAATGTTCGTGAATTCAGCGAAGATCAACTAAAAGCTGGTCAGAATGTGATTTCGCTTCAATATGGAACGAACAAGGGCCAACAGAGTGGCATTTCCTTCGGTAACAGACGTCAGATGTGA